In Paenibacillus sp. FSL R7-0345, a single window of DNA contains:
- a CDS encoding nitroreductase family protein, translated as MSTFSDLIQARRSAMNFVEGVTISRQELEEMFSLTRLAPSNSNLQHTHYKVITDPAVKEQLRKDAYDQYKVHTASAVILVYGDKNAYLQAPEIYNGLKLLGAMSQEEYDNMIQSINDAYAGNEQFQRDEAIRNASLSAMQFMLIAKDKGWDTCPMIGFVPEAVNATLNVPDNLVPALMITIGKDNKHKIRPRGYRKPVHEFVEFI; from the coding sequence ATGAGTACTTTTTCAGATTTGATTCAAGCCCGCAGATCCGCCATGAATTTTGTTGAAGGTGTCACTATTTCCCGGCAGGAGCTGGAGGAAATGTTCTCCCTTACCCGCTTAGCTCCTTCCAACAGCAATCTGCAGCACACACATTATAAAGTAATAACCGATCCCGCTGTTAAGGAGCAGCTCCGCAAGGATGCTTACGATCAATACAAAGTACATACGGCTTCCGCTGTTATTCTTGTATACGGGGATAAAAACGCCTACCTGCAGGCACCCGAGATTTACAATGGCCTCAAGCTGCTCGGTGCCATGAGCCAGGAAGAGTACGACAACATGATTCAGTCTATCAATGACGCTTATGCAGGTAACGAACAGTTCCAGCGCGACGAAGCCATCCGCAATGCCTCCTTGTCTGCTATGCAGTTCATGCTGATCGCTAAGGATAAAGGCTGGGATACATGCCCGATGATCGGATTTGTTCCGGAAGCTGTCAATGCGACACTCAATGTGCCGGACAATCTTGTCCCCGCCCTGATGATTACCATCGGCAAAGACAACAAGCATAAAATCAGACCGCGCGGTTACCGCAAGCCTGTTCATGAATTCGTGGAATTCATCTGA
- a CDS encoding SGNH/GDSL hydrolase family protein, with product MGFKDNDVIVFIGDSITDCGRNYSDAASLGSGYALMTAARLGLQYPEKKLTVYNRGINGNRVTDLQQRWDKDCLELKPDWVSIYIGVNDTWRWYDSGFETTAGEFESAYRDLLERTRAATDARLVLVEPFVLPVPEDRKGWRIDLDPKIHVVRSLAREYGAVLVPLDGLFAAASVKAEPAYWAGDGVHPSPAGHALIAEAWLKAVGASDS from the coding sequence ATGGGATTTAAAGATAATGATGTGATCGTATTTATTGGCGACAGCATTACAGACTGCGGACGGAATTACAGTGATGCTGCATCACTGGGGAGCGGTTATGCCCTGATGACAGCTGCCCGGCTTGGACTGCAGTATCCGGAGAAGAAGCTTACGGTATACAACCGCGGGATCAACGGTAACCGGGTAACAGACCTGCAGCAGCGCTGGGACAAAGACTGTCTGGAGCTGAAGCCGGACTGGGTATCCATCTATATCGGAGTTAATGATACCTGGCGCTGGTATGATTCCGGCTTTGAGACAACGGCCGGGGAATTTGAATCCGCTTACCGTGATCTGCTTGAACGGACCCGGGCGGCAACAGATGCCAGGCTGGTGCTGGTTGAGCCTTTCGTCCTCCCTGTGCCGGAAGACCGCAAGGGCTGGCGTATTGATCTGGACCCGAAAATTCATGTGGTGCGCTCGCTGGCACGGGAATACGGTGCGGTGCTTGTGCCGCTTGACGGCCTGTTTGCGGCTGCGTCAGTAAAGGCAGAGCCGGCATACTGGGCGGGGGACGGCGTTCATCCTTCTCCTGCCGGACATGCATTAATTGCCGAGGCCTGGCTTAAAGCGGTTGGAGCGAGTGACTCATAA
- a CDS encoding NAD(P)/FAD-dependent oxidoreductase produces MSKHIVILGAGYGGLLSALTVRKYMSKADAKITVVNQYPTHQIITELHRLAAGSISEKAIAMPLAKLFNGKDIDLKIAKVKSFSVDSKQISLSDGSTLSYDALVVGLGSTTAYFGIPGLEQYSMVLKSAEDAKNIHAHIEGKIAEFAKSKNPADATILIGGGGLTGVELVGEIADVLPKLTRQYGVDPKEIKLLLVEAGPKILPVLPDHLIERATKSLEARGVQFLTGLPVTNVEGNTIDLKDGQKIVANTFVWTGGVQGNPLVGESGLEVNRGRATVNDFLQSTSHKDVFVAGDSAVYFAADGRPYPPTAQIAWQMGELIGYNLYAALNNKAMETFSPINSGTLASLGRKDGVAIIGGSSTPLKGLPATMMKEASNIRYLTHIKGLFSLAY; encoded by the coding sequence ATGTCAAAACATATCGTTATTCTAGGTGCAGGATACGGCGGCTTGCTGAGCGCGCTGACTGTACGTAAATATATGAGCAAAGCAGATGCTAAAATTACCGTAGTTAATCAATATCCGACTCACCAGATCATTACTGAGCTTCACCGCCTGGCTGCCGGCAGCATTTCGGAGAAGGCGATTGCCATGCCGCTCGCGAAGCTGTTTAACGGTAAGGATATTGATCTGAAAATTGCCAAGGTAAAATCGTTCTCCGTTGACAGCAAGCAGATCAGCCTGTCCGACGGCTCCACCCTTTCCTACGATGCGCTTGTTGTCGGACTTGGCAGCACAACTGCATACTTCGGAATTCCGGGCCTTGAGCAATACAGCATGGTGCTGAAATCGGCTGAGGATGCCAAGAACATTCATGCCCACATTGAAGGTAAAATTGCTGAGTTTGCGAAAAGCAAAAATCCTGCAGATGCAACCATTCTGATTGGCGGCGGCGGTCTGACCGGCGTTGAGCTGGTTGGTGAAATTGCCGATGTACTGCCTAAGCTGACCAGACAGTACGGGGTTGACCCGAAGGAAATCAAGCTGCTGCTCGTTGAAGCCGGTCCTAAGATTCTGCCTGTTCTGCCGGATCATCTGATTGAGCGCGCGACAAAAAGTCTTGAAGCACGCGGTGTACAGTTCCTGACAGGACTCCCTGTAACCAATGTTGAAGGTAACACTATTGACCTTAAAGACGGACAAAAGATTGTTGCCAACACCTTCGTCTGGACTGGCGGGGTACAAGGGAATCCGTTGGTTGGCGAATCCGGGCTTGAGGTTAACAGAGGACGGGCGACCGTCAATGACTTCCTGCAGTCCACTTCGCACAAAGATGTTTTCGTGGCTGGAGACAGCGCTGTTTACTTCGCGGCTGACGGCCGTCCATATCCGCCGACTGCCCAGATTGCCTGGCAGATGGGTGAGCTGATCGGTTACAACCTGTATGCAGCCTTGAACAACAAGGCAATGGAAACCTTCAGCCCGATCAACTCCGGAACACTGGCCAGCCTTGGCCGTAAGGACGGGGTGGCAATTATCGGCGGAAGCTCCACTCCGCTTAAAGGCCTTCCTGCAACGATGATGAAGGAAGCCAGCAATATCCGTTATCTGACGCATATTAAAGGCCTGTTCAGCCTCGCTTATTAA
- a CDS encoding metallophosphoesterase family protein — MKDLKIVLIIGIIFIVLIVAAVALEKMKAERAEAALSPGTPYNLVTTFKGDTGTSRAFTWYTEDSAAAGVLEVVKGGSASFDGASVIKVQAEDTTIKTDKGKRGVHKAEVSGLEPGTGYTYRAGSGEEGEWSAAASFTTAEADTDEVTFINVTDSQGITAADFAVWGRTLNKAFTTFPAAAFIVHNGDFTEEAEDSAAWDSFFSNVDNLVSGIPLMPVTGNHDEADEQAAEFTSHFNVPDNGAKGSIAGTSYSFDYGPVHVTVLNTESNLKKQTEWLKKDLAGTDKAWKIVAIHRPAYGGNTYKKLDDWVELFDKYGVDLVLQGHNHEYSRSYPLLDGKIVTEKQKTAGARGTVYVVTNASGNKFNEKKEDQFYHAVHFQNNKAMFAGITISGTVLTYEAYDVDGNKLDTFTLTH, encoded by the coding sequence GTGAAGGATTTGAAAATCGTACTCATCATCGGGATTATTTTTATAGTGTTAATAGTGGCTGCAGTAGCGCTCGAAAAAATGAAGGCCGAGCGGGCAGAGGCCGCGTTGTCACCGGGAACCCCGTATAATCTGGTCACTACCTTTAAGGGGGATACGGGAACGAGCCGCGCTTTTACCTGGTATACGGAGGATTCTGCTGCTGCAGGAGTGCTGGAGGTTGTAAAAGGAGGCAGTGCCTCTTTTGACGGTGCTTCAGTAATCAAGGTGCAGGCGGAAGATACAACAATCAAGACGGATAAAGGGAAAAGAGGCGTGCATAAAGCAGAGGTCAGCGGGCTTGAGCCGGGTACCGGGTACACCTACAGAGCGGGTTCAGGAGAGGAGGGGGAGTGGAGTGCTGCGGCCAGCTTTACGACTGCGGAAGCGGACACTGACGAGGTAACCTTTATTAATGTGACTGATTCGCAAGGGATAACGGCGGCGGATTTTGCGGTGTGGGGGCGGACGCTGAACAAGGCATTTACGACCTTTCCGGCGGCAGCATTTATTGTGCATAACGGGGATTTTACGGAGGAAGCGGAAGATTCCGCGGCGTGGGACAGCTTTTTTAGCAATGTGGACAATCTGGTCTCCGGCATTCCCCTGATGCCAGTCACCGGTAATCACGATGAGGCAGATGAGCAGGCGGCCGAATTTACCTCCCACTTCAACGTCCCGGATAATGGGGCCAAAGGCTCGATTGCCGGAACGTCATATTCTTTTGATTATGGGCCGGTGCATGTTACCGTACTGAACACGGAGAGCAATCTGAAAAAGCAGACCGAATGGCTGAAAAAGGACCTTGCGGGCACGGACAAAGCCTGGAAAATCGTTGCTATTCACCGGCCGGCGTATGGCGGAAATACTTATAAGAAGCTGGACGACTGGGTAGAGCTTTTTGATAAATACGGGGTTGATCTGGTGCTGCAGGGGCATAACCATGAGTATTCGCGGTCTTATCCGCTGCTGGACGGTAAGATTGTCACGGAGAAGCAAAAGACGGCCGGGGCAAGAGGGACTGTTTATGTAGTGACGAATGCTTCCGGCAACAAGTTTAATGAGAAAAAAGAGGACCAGTTCTACCATGCCGTACATTTCCAGAACAACAAGGCGATGTTCGCAGGCATTACCATCAGCGGCACAGTGCTGACCTATGAGGCCTATGATGTGGACGGCAATAAGCTGGATACCTTTACGCTGACCCATTAG
- a CDS encoding NAD(P)-dependent oxidoreductase: protein MKIAVIGAAGKAGSEIVKEALDRGHKVTAIVRSAAKVTDSRAAVLEKDVFDLSAGDLKAFDAVVNAFGAPFGQEHLHVDAGNALINALKDAPETRLIVVGGAGSLYVDEAKTTKVVETPGFPDFVKPTALNQGKNLEILQGTEGLKWTFVSPSANFAVGARTGSYVKGKDHLLVNSKGESYVSYADYAIAIVDELEQPQHIGERFTVVSES from the coding sequence ATGAAAATTGCAGTCATCGGAGCAGCAGGTAAGGCCGGAAGTGAAATTGTAAAAGAAGCGCTGGACAGAGGACATAAAGTAACCGCCATTGTGCGCAGCGCCGCGAAAGTAACGGACAGCAGAGCAGCTGTACTGGAAAAGGATGTTTTTGACCTGTCGGCCGGCGACCTGAAAGCATTTGATGCTGTTGTAAATGCCTTTGGCGCACCGTTCGGCCAGGAGCATCTGCATGTGGATGCCGGAAATGCGCTAATTAACGCGCTTAAGGATGCACCGGAAACACGGCTGATTGTTGTCGGCGGTGCGGGCAGCCTGTATGTTGATGAAGCCAAGACAACCAAAGTTGTAGAAACTCCCGGCTTCCCTGACTTTGTTAAGCCGACCGCACTGAACCAGGGCAAGAATCTGGAGATTCTGCAGGGCACGGAAGGCCTGAAATGGACCTTTGTCAGCCCGTCTGCGAACTTTGCCGTCGGAGCAAGAACAGGCTCGTACGTTAAGGGCAAGGATCATCTGCTGGTCAACTCCAAAGGCGAAAGCTATGTCAGCTATGCAGATTATGCAATTGCCATCGTGGATGAGCTTGAGCAGCCGCAGCATATCGGCGAACGGTTCACGGTTGTTTCCGAATCCTGA
- a CDS encoding polyphosphate polymerase domain-containing protein, producing the protein MSKQLQFRHELKFFINYHQYLILRQRLHSLMDVDQNAGEGGEYHIRSLYFDDMHNTALAEKLGGLRERAKYRIRIYNVQDNVIHFEKKIKMDDYIAKIKEPLTREMYDQIMAGNYEVLNVPGSPLFMELYNEMRHNLLRPKVIVDYVREPYVCHNGNVRITFDKELRTGLHATDIFDQELRPVRALDENFIIFEVKFDEYIPEYIRIALQLEGLNRQSASKYVICRKFLKTNTWEDY; encoded by the coding sequence ATGAGTAAACAGCTGCAATTCCGGCATGAGCTGAAATTTTTTATTAACTACCACCAATATCTGATCCTGCGCCAGCGCCTGCACAGCCTGATGGATGTCGACCAGAATGCCGGTGAAGGCGGGGAGTATCATATCCGGAGCCTATATTTTGACGATATGCATAATACAGCCCTGGCTGAAAAGCTGGGGGGCCTGAGGGAACGCGCCAAATACCGGATCCGCATCTACAATGTTCAGGATAATGTAATCCACTTCGAGAAAAAAATCAAAATGGACGATTACATCGCCAAAATCAAAGAGCCGCTCACCCGTGAAATGTACGACCAGATTATGGCCGGCAACTACGAGGTGCTGAATGTTCCAGGCAGTCCCCTGTTCATGGAGCTGTACAACGAGATGCGCCACAACCTGCTGCGGCCGAAGGTAATCGTCGATTATGTGCGCGAGCCCTATGTCTGCCATAACGGCAATGTGCGGATTACGTTTGACAAGGAGCTGCGGACCGGGCTGCATGCTACGGATATTTTTGATCAGGAGCTGCGGCCTGTCCGGGCGCTGGATGAGAACTTTATTATTTTCGAGGTCAAATTCGACGAGTACATTCCAGAGTACATCCGGATCGCGCTGCAGCTGGAAGGTTTGAACCGGCAGTCGGCTTCGAAGTATGTGATTTGCCGTAAATTTTTGAAGACCAACACTTGGGAGGATTATTAA
- a CDS encoding DUF1641 domain-containing protein, translating into MSETITQTASEQEQAAAAAKNPKEDLLEQLLKPEVQESLTLLVEELPKLTQLVGVLTKSFDFVQAVATDDVLKNDTVGAIKEIAEPVVESVKHMAANVIEAKDRAEASTENISLFGMMKMIKDPQVQKMLRFMNAYLQVSGERNPQK; encoded by the coding sequence ATGTCAGAAACGATTACTCAAACAGCATCTGAGCAGGAACAAGCGGCAGCTGCAGCAAAGAACCCGAAGGAGGATCTGCTCGAACAGCTGCTGAAACCGGAAGTTCAGGAATCACTGACACTGCTGGTGGAGGAACTGCCTAAGCTTACCCAACTGGTCGGAGTATTAACGAAATCCTTTGATTTTGTACAGGCGGTTGCAACGGACGATGTACTGAAAAATGATACTGTAGGCGCTATTAAGGAAATTGCCGAGCCGGTTGTAGAGTCGGTCAAACATATGGCAGCCAACGTCATTGAAGCAAAAGACCGGGCTGAAGCAAGCACAGAAAACATCAGCCTGTTCGGTATGATGAAAATGATTAAAGACCCGCAGGTGCAGAAGATGCTTCGTTTCATGAACGCTTATCTTCAAGTCAGCGGCGAACGCAATCCGCAGAAATAG
- a CDS encoding SDR family NAD(P)-dependent oxidoreductase, protein MELKDKVILVTGGGTGVGRATALMLAVKGAKVVVNYSRSEEEANEVVQEILNAGGSGFAYKADVAVAQEVHDMAAYTAATYGTIDGLVNNASITAQIAMDNLDDVTDEVWDRLFNVNVKGMFHCVKAVVPYMKKQKSGAIVNMGSVAGITGIGSSVPYTATKSAIHTMTKSLAIALAPHIRVNSIAPGAVDTRWWSGNEERMHQLAGNLPLQRISAPEDIAAAVLFQLTQDSITGQVFVVDNGQTL, encoded by the coding sequence ATGGAATTAAAAGATAAAGTGATACTGGTCACCGGTGGCGGAACAGGTGTGGGAAGAGCGACTGCGTTAATGCTGGCTGTTAAAGGGGCAAAAGTCGTAGTAAATTACAGCCGGTCTGAGGAAGAGGCAAATGAAGTTGTACAGGAGATTTTAAATGCAGGTGGCAGCGGCTTTGCCTATAAAGCAGATGTAGCTGTAGCACAAGAAGTACATGATATGGCAGCTTATACAGCAGCGACTTACGGGACAATTGACGGACTGGTAAACAACGCCAGTATTACAGCGCAGATCGCTATGGATAACCTGGATGATGTGACGGACGAGGTATGGGATAGGCTTTTTAATGTTAATGTAAAGGGGATGTTCCACTGTGTAAAAGCGGTCGTCCCCTATATGAAAAAGCAAAAATCCGGCGCAATTGTGAATATGGGCAGTGTGGCAGGAATCACCGGGATAGGCTCATCTGTACCCTATACGGCTACCAAATCCGCCATCCACACGATGACCAAATCGCTGGCCATCGCGCTGGCCCCTCACATCCGGGTAAACAGCATCGCTCCAGGTGCAGTCGATACCAGATGGTGGTCAGGCAACGAAGAACGAATGCATCAGCTTGCCGGAAACCTGCCGCTCCAGAGAATCTCTGCGCCAGAAGATATAGCCGCAGCGGTTCTTTTTCAACTGACGCAGGATTCTATTACGGGCCAGGTGTTTGTTGTTGATAATGGGCAGACGTTATGA
- a CDS encoding DJ-1/PfpI family protein, with translation MKMAFILFDGVTFLDFAGFYDVIYRLGQFEAGQGLKWDICGVRGEITDELGLTVKIGRVKPDLSDYDLVFVPGGLGTRKLRYDEDFIEWLQGAASVPYKISVCTGSLLLGAAGFLAGRSATTHPSAYELLSPYCTNVVKTRIVQDGNIITGGGVSASVDLGLYVLSLLAGEEAMLSVKQQIDYPYVTQGIVQRQ, from the coding sequence ATGAAAATGGCCTTTATTCTGTTTGACGGAGTGACGTTTCTGGATTTCGCGGGCTTCTATGATGTTATCTACCGGCTGGGGCAGTTTGAGGCGGGACAGGGACTGAAGTGGGATATCTGCGGGGTGCGCGGGGAAATTACTGATGAACTGGGTTTGACGGTCAAAATAGGCCGTGTGAAGCCGGACTTATCGGATTATGATCTGGTTTTTGTGCCGGGCGGCCTGGGGACCAGAAAACTCCGCTATGACGAGGATTTTATAGAATGGCTCCAGGGTGCAGCAAGTGTTCCTTACAAAATATCCGTATGTACCGGCTCACTGCTGCTTGGTGCTGCCGGTTTCCTGGCTGGCCGCAGTGCAACTACACATCCGTCTGCTTATGAGCTGCTGTCGCCCTATTGTACCAATGTCGTGAAAACGCGGATCGTCCAGGATGGCAATATCATTACTGGCGGTGGTGTATCCGCATCTGTTGATCTCGGGCTGTATGTGCTGTCACTGCTGGCCGGAGAAGAGGCGATGCTGTCGGTGAAGCAGCAGATTGACTATCCTTATGTAACACAGGGAATTGTGCAGAGGCAGTGA
- a CDS encoding VOC family protein: MTATAVLHEDTQIGLVQIRVSNLERSLAFYQNVIGFQVLRQNGREAELTADGKQVLLVLREIEQPQLLSRKQAGLYHFAILLPDRPSLGLVLRNLIASDIEIGQGDHLVSEALYIQDPDDNGIELYRDRPRDTWKRDAAGDYIMTTDPVDGEGLLAASEGLVWSGLPAGTVIGHVHFHVGSLAEAEKFYVNALGFEPTTRYGNSALFISAGGYHHHLGLNIWAGQGAPATPASAPGIDYFTLQLPDAQEIAIVAQRVREAGYPVTETADGVILTDPWNIGIHVIVHPHSN, from the coding sequence ATGACGGCAACAGCAGTTTTACATGAAGATACTCAGATTGGGCTGGTGCAGATTAGAGTAAGCAATCTGGAGCGTTCACTCGCTTTTTATCAGAATGTAATCGGATTTCAGGTACTCCGCCAAAACGGGCGGGAAGCAGAATTGACAGCGGACGGCAAGCAGGTGCTGCTGGTGCTGCGGGAGATTGAACAGCCGCAGTTGTTAAGCCGCAAGCAAGCGGGATTGTACCACTTCGCCATTCTGCTGCCGGACCGCCCGAGTCTGGGGCTGGTGCTGCGCAATCTGATCGCCTCGGACATCGAAATCGGACAGGGCGACCATCTGGTAAGTGAAGCACTCTATATTCAGGATCCGGACGATAACGGAATTGAGCTGTACCGGGACCGTCCGCGTGATACATGGAAGCGTGACGCTGCCGGAGACTACATTATGACCACTGATCCGGTAGATGGTGAAGGATTGCTGGCAGCTTCTGAAGGTTTGGTGTGGAGCGGATTGCCCGCAGGTACTGTAATCGGGCATGTTCATTTTCATGTGGGCAGTCTTGCGGAAGCAGAGAAGTTTTATGTGAATGCGCTTGGCTTTGAGCCGACCACGCGTTACGGCAATTCGGCACTGTTCATTTCGGCTGGCGGATATCATCACCATCTGGGGCTGAATATCTGGGCTGGCCAAGGTGCACCGGCTACTCCGGCTAGCGCTCCGGGAATTGATTATTTCACTTTACAGCTGCCGGATGCACAGGAGATTGCTATAGTAGCACAGCGGGTTCGCGAGGCCGGATATCCGGTAACGGAAACGGCAGACGGTGTGATTTTAACAGACCCTTGGAATATCGGAATTCATGTAATCGTGCATCCGCACAGCAATTAA
- a CDS encoding Rrf2 family transcriptional regulator, with product MNISTRFAVAIHILTLIDSNKEGKSTSEWIAGSVNTNPVVIRRLTGMLNKAGLVEVRPGVAGAKLTRSASEINLLEIYKAVNAVGDDSLFSVHDHPNPECPVGKNIAGAIVPVFSMAQKAMEKVLQEVTLDQIVEQIPAG from the coding sequence ATGAACATCAGCACCCGTTTTGCGGTCGCTATTCATATTTTAACACTGATTGACAGCAACAAAGAGGGCAAGAGCACGTCGGAGTGGATTGCCGGCAGTGTAAATACGAATCCGGTTGTGATCCGCCGGCTTACCGGAATGCTAAATAAAGCCGGATTGGTCGAGGTCCGTCCAGGTGTGGCCGGAGCCAAGCTTACGCGCAGTGCCTCAGAAATCAACCTGCTGGAAATCTATAAGGCTGTAAATGCCGTGGGGGATGACAGCTTGTTCTCCGTACATGACCACCCGAATCCGGAGTGTCCGGTCGGCAAAAATATTGCAGGTGCAATAGTGCCTGTCTTTTCTATGGCTCAAAAAGCAATGGAAAAAGTACTGCAGGAGGTTACGCTTGACCAGATTGTGGAGCAGATTCCGGCCGGCTGA
- a CDS encoding LysR family transcriptional regulator encodes MESKDLRIFKQVAEQQSISKAAEKLGYVQSNISQRIKGLEHELGVPLIIRNNRGVTLTEEGSELLEYTHQILQLLDEARASINPEKWKKSLAIGAPQTISAVRIPQLLTLFLQDNSIDIKLKTNSAERLQEMLAYGEVDGIFVNGAYNNALFQPVYTYDEGVVVISPKRNPQQGICSQTLVMNSDRSCVYRRKMLDLFIKNNPQNCAVMEFDSLEAILQAVNDGLGISVIPADIAYSRKELQNVQYEELADHIRVSFLIKQSGRPSQPLKSFIHFLNEKAFRG; translated from the coding sequence ATGGAAAGTAAGGATCTGAGAATCTTTAAACAGGTCGCCGAGCAGCAGTCGATCTCAAAAGCGGCCGAAAAATTAGGTTATGTCCAGTCGAATATCAGCCAGCGAATCAAGGGCTTGGAGCATGAACTGGGTGTTCCGTTAATTATCCGTAATAATCGGGGGGTTACCTTGACAGAAGAGGGCAGCGAATTACTTGAGTACACCCATCAGATTTTACAGTTACTGGATGAAGCCAGGGCGTCAATAAATCCGGAAAAATGGAAAAAATCTCTGGCAATCGGCGCCCCTCAGACTATTTCTGCTGTCCGCATACCACAGTTACTGACCTTATTTTTGCAGGATAACAGTATAGATATCAAGCTGAAAACGAATAGTGCAGAGCGGCTGCAAGAGATGCTTGCTTATGGTGAGGTGGATGGGATCTTTGTGAATGGTGCTTACAATAACGCACTTTTTCAGCCTGTGTATACTTATGATGAAGGGGTTGTAGTCATTTCACCTAAACGTAATCCGCAGCAGGGGATATGTAGCCAGACTTTAGTCATGAATAGTGATCGGAGTTGTGTTTACAGAAGGAAAATGCTCGATTTATTTATAAAAAATAATCCGCAAAACTGTGCGGTCATGGAATTCGATTCCCTTGAAGCCATCCTGCAGGCCGTTAATGACGGACTGGGGATCAGCGTCATTCCGGCAGATATCGCCTATAGCCGAAAGGAGCTGCAGAACGTTCAGTACGAGGAGCTTGCAGATCACATAAGAGTTAGCTTTTTGATTAAACAGAGCGGCAGACCCTCTCAGCCGTTAAAGAGTTTCATTCATTTTCTAAATGAAAAAGCCTTCCGCGGATAA
- the map gene encoding type I methionyl aminopeptidase: MTSDNEQDLQGLKAAGKVVGYTIAEMKRQVVPGMTTAELDGIGAKLLERFGAKSAPKVTYNFPGFTCISVNDEVAHGIPGPRVIQPGDLINIDVSAELNGYFADAGVSFQLPPYNEKLIHLCRSTEETMMSVINHLRTGMKVNEIGRIMELEAGKRGYKVIRNLCSHGIGKSLHEKPFEILPFYNPRVTTVLKEGQVITVEPFLSTGDDFAEQQSDGWTLSVTGGSRVAQFEHTIIVTKGKPIILTSA; the protein is encoded by the coding sequence ATGACAAGCGATAATGAACAGGATTTACAGGGCTTGAAGGCGGCAGGAAAAGTAGTCGGATATACGATTGCCGAGATGAAAAGACAAGTAGTTCCCGGGATGACAACGGCTGAGCTTGACGGGATTGGTGCTAAGCTGCTTGAGCGCTTTGGCGCAAAGTCGGCCCCTAAGGTAACGTATAATTTTCCGGGGTTTACCTGTATCAGTGTTAATGATGAAGTGGCCCACGGCATTCCCGGCCCGCGGGTTATCCAGCCGGGAGATCTGATTAACATTGATGTGTCGGCTGAACTGAACGGATATTTTGCGGATGCGGGAGTCTCCTTCCAGCTCCCTCCCTATAACGAGAAGCTGATTCACCTGTGCCGAAGTACTGAAGAGACTATGATGAGTGTAATTAATCATCTGCGGACCGGTATGAAGGTTAATGAGATCGGCCGGATAATGGAGCTGGAGGCGGGAAAACGCGGTTATAAAGTAATCCGCAACCTGTGCAGTCACGGTATCGGCAAATCGCTGCATGAGAAGCCGTTTGAAATCCTCCCGTTTTATAATCCGCGTGTAACAACAGTGCTGAAGGAAGGCCAGGTCATTACTGTAGAGCCTTTCCTGAGCACCGGGGATGATTTTGCGGAACAGCAAAGTGACGGATGGACCTTGAGTGTCACGGGGGGCAGCCGGGTTGCCCAGTTTGAGCATACGATTATCGTAACCAAAGGTAAGCCGATTATTTTGACAAGCGCATAA